gtatgcaatttattttactattaggcattagtacaacAAACAACAGCTAGTAggttaaatttttgaaaatgtcattgtgtgtataaaatgtatactttatattataataggtacctatatactcatCTAAACGTTTCTtatacccacaaataatatttttaaattacaacaaaataacttatatCGTTAGTTaaaattcttggttttaatactTATGAAattcgttcaaatttgaacttaaaatatctgtaaaataaatctgtgttataaattgtttagatttgttgattacagtatgaactatttatgagaatcctcgtttttaaattttcaatcctttgatattaaaattaaacattttataatttactacagtaaatttgaaaattttttaaattcggTAGTAGTAGTACGTACCTATAAATTTCACTTAACTTcccacaaatttttttatgggttttaaaaaagaaaggaacatacatcatattatgttgtaaccAGACcctatttttcataaaaattagtactacatattttttatgtacaatgataatatgattCTCTCTACACAacttccataatattttaatttttcataagtCAAATTACACATTATTGTTTGGTTTCTCCCTAccaatctatttttattttacatactgagaaaatatacattatcaaatataaatctgaaaataaattacactaTTAACAAATACTTTCTTttgtgtacttatataatatattatttaaaaataaatgtattgatatattttattctttaaaagcTGTCTTGCTTggacgaaaacaatatttcatgaaagatttgaatttatttatttaaatcgtcatgcatggaggttataatatgaatataagatgtaatcaAAAGCTTATGTCTTGTAAGGACCATGGTATaaatttcagtgtctggttgtgcagggaATACGCGTGATATACGCGCTCAGCACTttttgggatttccactttaccacccactggacggaaaaaggtcgCTTTCCAACGTTTCAACCGTtatcgaaaactaaactttcggtgcgggcgtgacaaaaaattactcatatttaatttaatataaagtgcttttttttatagtttctgGTATAATAACAACGACCTTCcgttagttttcaaaatattatagtatgatattattattctctcaACATTCACTGAATACAGTTTAGCAGGAACTAGGTTGGAAGGCATACAAATtacgcaaaaataaaatataaattgatgtaTTATGCAGCATAATAAAGGACacaactttttataaattaaagagAATCAAAATCATACCAAAGAAATAATTAACGGTTTCCAACCTCCATAGTAATTCAACTTCGTTATTAAAACTTGTTAGTAATAATTTCTAATGCAATATCCAACATGatggaatttattttacatatcgaaaaaagtaataaaaatgaaacattcaCTTAAAAATGCCCAAAAggatctaataaataaaaaatgccaaaaatttttaaaataaaagtttctaaTGGTAATTCAAACTATGTATCATAGAAGATATGTCTTTTTAGTTGTAGctgagaataattatttttctatgaatTCACCGTCCTAGTaaatagtgataatattatacctagacataatatctatctatataaatgttaaataattaataattattattattattatttcatttaaataaataagaaaaagtgaccatattaaaaaaaagtgacaATACCACAATAGTGATAGGGTAGTAATACCTGCaggtagtttattattatttcatgacATCTATTGTCTATATGGTTACTTTAcgcatgataatataatattataatatacaaatacaaatacgatGTATAAGTATTCAGAAATTTGACTCTTTTATAagacttttaatttattttattctatacattTGCCTTGTGTGATTAAATGATTTACgtctattcatattatattattatttattacacattaactgttcactaaataatatatttaaaataaaatcggtAGGCTTCTAAAAtggttgtaatattttaaattaaatattttaaatggaaaacgAGTGCTGTGGTTGACATATTACTATAgactacagtatattataagtataatattgtatatttgtataatttaaacatttctgTATGTTTTTTTgccaatataaaaatgttgaatacctaccattttaatttttaaatgtatagtacctaccaaaggttaggtatatttatttttttatatagcttccaatatttaaattattatagctcaACAGTTGGGTATTAGagagaaaaacataaaaaatataccataaCATTATGAAGATAatttatgacaattatatgtaaatataaaacttatttattagaCCTATATATTAGACCCATTATTATGTATGCAAATAATTCAATGCCTTAAAAACatattcacaatataatatatttgggcAGTTGCTATAAGAATgcatttcaaaatatatgctataaaaatattataaattaaaaaataattgagttgTACAAAAAACTGCaacattcaacatttaaaaaaatctaaaaatggcTAGCATTGACAAACCTTtgattttaatcataaatttagGGATGTAGTTTAATCATAAGTCACTGTCTGGTACTCTGGTGTAATACGTTGCTTGATATTAATAAGTGCCCTAGAAATGTTGTAATGCAACAAAACATACAGGGTCCTTATCATGTCGCGCGTATACACGATTTGTACGCGTGTTGCAATTACTGAACTGTGGAActgtgttacaacttataatattgCTTCGGTTTTCGCGGTAGAGAATCgacatttttacgatatttaaataCGGTACAAATCGTGCCGTGTACAAAGTTTCATAACTGTTGGTGAAGTATTACGGATTTGAAAGCAGTTCAGCAGTTTTCCTGTGAGCGCCGGTTACAGTATTACTGATTTGCATAATATGTGAAGAAATTTCCGAACTGCGTTATAACTGCATGGGTTTTCGAGTGAGAGACTAAACATTTTTACGGTATTTAAATACGGTACAACATGCCGTTtacaaaatttcatattatttggtTGAGTTTTTAGGCATGGGATATTTCTGCGATAAGTAACTCGGAGGTGAAATTCGACGGGGAATCTTGGAATTTTGTAGGGAGTTTTAAGAGGGTATTATAATGGCCCTTGGTAGTATCAGCCCATTCGGACTTTGTTTGCCCACGCTATGGCCGCTATGGCCCCAGTTCAGTTAATCAGCAGTTTAGGAAATTGACCACagaatgatatatataataatattataatatttatttatatttattatataatattattatatatatctgtgaATTATACCGACCCGTAAATAAACACATCGGGAGGTGATATATTTGTGCCCATCATCCGACTGTAGTTCCGAATGTTCCGATTACCAAATAGGTCGTACCTTTtatgtgtttttgttttttgatttcagAATGAAGTTCTCACCGTTTCGTACACAGCATCGTCCAATCCACAGAAGCACTTTTCGTTGCTTACATCACTTCTGTTTAAACCTCCAtgttaatgataagaataacGATcacgttataatatgataagaacACGTAAACGGGTCACGAAAGAGTTCTACTCATCAAATACCTCGTTTTCGGTTCAATTTGTTCTGGtaagttttttcaattttatttaaaagttaagtaTGTTTATAATCacacatttgaaaatttaatttttaaaatactctgACAACGCAGATATTGTGATTAGATTGTATTTCAACGTTTATAACTAAGTAGGTATAGAGAAATTGACAAAtaggttatattttgtttcataattGTCCATTTCATAAAACTTAAACTCTCTTAAGCCGCTTAAGATATTTACTAaacaaatagtttaaaaatgatttaatgattGACATTAacagaacaaaataatttacatgttCGTATCTATgcttattgcataatataattggtttgtTAAcgttacataaaatgttgatctATTTTGTTAGTTCATTTCTTCTATTTCGACAATTCAAGATAATGTACATTTCAAAATGAGTGGATATTGaacataatacattacattGCATTATGCCAATGCCgcaatatataatgtttaacttTCACTTACTGAAAATCAACAATAGTTGAACCATTTAccattatatgttataataatgttaatcttacatattttttttttaattctcaatgatttatttttcattttgtttcaaaaacagTATAAACTTAACAGATTGCCTTCCATATGACCGCAGTCACGTGATATGTATTATTGACATGCCAAGGATATTTTTCCACGTCattaaaaactttgattaaCCGTCAAAGTATTAAAAGACTAAACGGGTAGTGGTAATCAAATTtttctatgtattatgtacatataattagttattttatgtatacctacaataatgaaacaatattttgtagtaAGTCTGTCTTAATAACCTAAGAGACCATCTTACCCACATGTTTTGTCTCCCGTCTCTGTCTTACTCTTTTGCCATTTAAAGTACAAAACATTACAGATCAATGaaactttgaattttttaaataggtatattcagttaaaattagttaattatattttccagTTTAATATCTTAATGGaagatatttttatagaatacctatattactaattcacaatataaaagaaaaaaaatttaatacatagaCTGGAAGTTATCTTCAATCTCACAAAGTATTGACTTGAATTGGCAGGGCCGGATTGGTTAGGCGAGCTACCAAGATGTTCTCGGTAGGCAGGTCGTGTAAGTGTGgatgaaaataaattcatgtcTAAAATACGTTTGGCCTCCTATAAGCTCTTAACAATTTTAGATGTAATTTTTTGCCCAATGAAGATGTAAATTAGCTGCTTAGAAGTGAAAATCTTGATGGGCCGATACATACCAATCCTGCcctttaggtaggtactttgtattaatagttaaataactaTTCAAGGAATGAATGCATGACTTATTAAGTTTGATAAAATTCACtactaatttgaaaatgttagttgTAACATTGGTTGtgttttaatactaatttatacaATGTACGTTTTATATCAACATTATCAGATTTTAGTATaagttacatacatattttaatctatctattaaataaaaaatgctaatttatttgttacaattatttaaatctgtattattaattttttaattacttttcagTAAATTAATgcgtttaaaattgttaattgactttcatcaaacaataatttttggaACGCAATCTGTTCGTGGACTAAGATTACCCAAATACCAAGTAAGAAATattgaagtaaaaattaaaaataactaaaatgttgtcgttaaaaacattataatttgtaacaatTTGTCCTTAATTTATTGActgtaaaaagtatttgagatcatttagatatttatgataatcagttatactatgatataaattattaaattaaaatatatttgttatcatATTCTAACTGTAATATACAGTAACTTGTGGTGCAATGTGTAATTTagtaaagtatttataaaaagctgttcataaaattaactaacaagaaccatttataaataatacaccatctaaaatataaaaaatgtattattattgtattaaaaaaaaataacaatttattaggttttttaaactcaaataaatttaaatttacttagaaatgcttataagtaattaatatagaaGTGACTATATTAGGTTAATTTAGCTTCATTTTagtactttttaataaattgaaacgtctaaaactattttttttaattttgtatattctattatttatcattttagtaaacttaaaaaaaacttgttttaattctatagttataatattattgtatctaataataactatatctagtttgtttttatttttttagaaaccgAGTAAGAAAAAAATGGCATTGAAGGAAAAGGAAGGAAAACAGTCACAAGTTTCAGAATTGAAACCTTGGCCATCCTACATTGAGGTTAGAATAGTCAATTAAATTTgtctatttactatattttactgCTTTTGACTTATAAGACttctttaagaggacgctacacccgcatgtgttgatGTGAgtgcacaaaaatatttttgtatgcacTGCACGGGTAACAATTTGTACACTCGCCCTTTGTGTATTAGAAACAattcactttttaaaatattcagtaaccaaaattataataatatattaatgtaaatcaattaagaggacgctacacccgcatgtgttgtctctgtcttacaaacgtacaacataacaaaaactgttttgcgcgggaaaaaACCGAGAagactatagttataactaagaaacgaaattttcacacTGTAAAGATGAGAAAATTTACCGTGCaacatcttttttatttttccgatatcacaaatacaaaaaaagttattcaaggttgaaataatgcatttttaaacaataataacttttttggtGTTTGTGATatcggaaaaataaaaacgatgttGCACAGTAAATGTTTTCATCTTTACAgtgtgaaaatttcgtttcttagttataacTATAGCCTTCTCGGTtttttcccgcgcaaaacagtttttgttatgttgtacgtttgtaagacagagacaacacatgcgggtgtagcgtcctcttaattgatttacattaatatattattataattttggttactgaatattttaaaaagtgaatTGTTTCTAATACACAAAGGGCGAGTGTACAAATTGTTACCCGTGCAgtgcatacaaaaatatttttgtgcacTCACatcaatttattcaatttatgtaCCAAAAGCAAATCAACAAGTGTACTGGTTTGTTATTGCCCCGCCACCGGGTTGAACATCTGTTGCACTTTGATGTTTTCTATATAGTGTTACAAAActttcaaataaaagtaaataataacaataaattgtttacaattaatagcagaatagtaaataaatttaatgatatctCATAATACACTTAAAAGAATATGACAGATTTATTAAGTTCCTTAAATGTCACATATTTTATctgttttaacaatatatttttgttgtaaaaattaaatgctagtattaaatattgtggaaaataattcattaaaattaatttttaacaatattcataataagcTATTAACGTTTGTAAGATAGATACCCACTTTGAAttatacacctacgatataacaaaACAACATGTTGACAACATATTAACATAGTaacatgattaaaatattataacttataagtaattacctttttttccataaattgaTCACATATTGGACTTACCTAAacgtaaaatatcataaaaatatcgagattttagattttagaattgGTAAAGACTGCAGAAGTGTTATCATAAGGCTGGTTAGTGGTGAGATGATAAATTGTAAGGCTTGGTGGTGGGGCAAGAACAAACAAGTACCTTTCTGGTATccaaatttttattacaaaattgaattCTATTTTCAATAGATATGTAGGAAAACATTCTTTTTCAAACTACAATGTATAGAaccacataattatataaatattctggTCTAAAATTCAGTTACAAATggccaaatattttttagtaaaaatataaataggtactaaacaatcatatacaattatatattatacatatttcatcatatttttttttattttaggatcgTTTGAAGCTTTGGGATAAACTTAaggaacaatataataatgaactaGCCAATAAGATACTGGAACCTATAACTGTAACATTTCCTGATGGAAAAACCACTAATGCTAAGGCTTGGCAATCTACGCCATATGATGTAGCCAAAGGCATCAGGTTTGGaactaaaactaattttttatatcaatatgtattttgtacatataataaaatttttaaatatgtatgcagTCAAGGACTTGCCGATAATACAGTAATTGCTAAGGTTAATGGAGAGCTTTGGGATTTGGATAGACCATTGGAAAAAGATTCAACGTTGCAGTTACTCAAAATTGATAACGAAGAGGCTCAAAAAGTATTTTGGCATTCATCTGCTCACATGTTGGGTGAGGCGATGGAAAGAATATATGGTGGATGTTTGTGCTATGGCCCACCTATTGAAGGAGGATTTTACTATGATATGTTTATTGAGAACAAAGGAgtaattatcttttattataaataatcaatataatatgtatttaaatttataatatacacctcTAAGCATAAGAATGAttagtatgtattttttataaattacacttGTTTATTAGGTATCAAACTTCGATTTTCCTGTAATGGAAAATCTCGTCAAACAAATTGTTAAAGAAAAACAACCATTTGAACGGCTTGAAGTTAGTAAAGAAGATCTACTGGAAATGTTCAaggtaatattcaaaatatgtttattagtatattggtttttaataaGCTTtagaataaatcatttatttaaaataaatagttgatataaattaacttaccacacaaaaatattaatatttgtttattaaaatttaaaactcttGTAATAGATGAATTTATaagatagtaaataatatatttataaatttttacttatataattagtaaaattaccaaactattaatttagatatacattttattttatataatatattgtatgtagcCAACTAAATATGCTATTTAATACACCCTAgaaaactcattaaaataattaaagcgTTATAacgtttataaacattaaaatttgcatttattaataagtggataattattttaatatctatattataataaaataaaatattattcttatgacaattatatttaaaattatcatcagTATGATTGATCTTGAATTATaccaaagaaaatataaataatacactataataaaatttaaaaaaaattacagttatacttatttttattgtggtGTTATTTAGTACAATGAATTTAAAGTGAGAATCCTTAACGAAAAAGTTACAACACCAACGACTACTGTTTACCGATGTGGGCCATTAATTGATTTATGCAGGGGGCCACATATTCGTCATACAGGCAAAGTCAAAGCTTTTAAAGTTATCAAggtaaatatgaatttttttttaaattattattattattattgtattactatagaaataacatatttttcatttgcctgatatatttttattgcagaATTCCGCTACTTATTGGGAAGGAAATTCCACGGCTGAAACATTGCAACGTGTCTATGGTATTTCATTTCCGGACAACAAGCAAATGAAAGAATGGGAAAAATTCCAAGAAGAAGCTGCTAGAAGAGACCATCGTAAAATTGGAAGagtctgtattattattatgattatgataaaattaagtcaatagaaatataattgtatctataattatatactaggAACAAGAACTATTTTTCTTCCATGAATTAAGTCCAGGATCTTGTTTCTTCCAACCAAAAGGTGcgcatatttataatactttaattgaGTTCATTAAAAGTGAATACAGAAAACGTGGATTCCAAGAAGTAGTGTCGCCGAATATTTACAATGTTAAGTTATGGCAAACATCTGGTCATTGGGCACATTATGCAGTAAGTTAACCTAATTTCTTTTCAGCTTTTATTTGAGGGAGAAAAgaggatttataatttatttatttaaatcaataaatcattcaattttatttgtattatgctCGGTTGCATAAAATTCATTCATTAAATAACTAACAAATGAGTAGCTAATGGCTCGTCAATTgcaatacacatttatttaaaatatacttattaacaCCATAGTTCATATCACAAGGTGGTAATCGTGAATTGtgattgataaaattataatcagtataaacagtaaataataactAGTTAATTACTGGTAACATATTTTAACAGACTGATTTAACGGACTCTTCAATATCTAAAGAACAAATTTGTTTAGCGAGTCATTAAAACGGCTAATTGTCCGTTAAATGTTAAAAGATCTTTTACGCATCTGGGCatctcttaaaatattatgtgcaaagataaataaaaatcattaacttattatatagtcCGGCGATAACGTTCATCATGAACGCACGGTCATTACGCTCGCTCCGTTATCTGTTTTTCATacgctaatattatattattatactctgacGTTACGTTTACATAGTATGGCGGCCCAATCGTCTAATAATCGTGTCACAACTAAAACTAATCCAACTTCAAGCAAAAGAAATTTATCTTCTTCATCGCTTTCCCCCAAGCCAGAGGataagaaatcaaaaatattcataactccAAACCGGTACTCAGTTCTCACCACACTAAATGACTATAACGAAAACACACAGCCAAACATGACTCAAACTCATACTCAAAATATCCCACCAAAACCACCTGCAGTTTATATCAAAGGCGTGAGTAATTTTTCCAGTTTCACCTCAAActtgattaaaattatcaacACAACAGAATTTATCTGTAAAACCACACCTTCATACCTGATCATCCATACTCATTTCTATGAGCATTACAGACTACTCATTAAATATCTAATTGAGAACAGCATCAGTTTTCATTCATACCAGCCGTATGATAAGCGTCCATTACGGGTGGTGATCCGCAATCTCCACCATTCTACCTCTACTACAGATATAATTACTTCTCTTTCGGAATTGGGACACCAGGTTACCCACATTCATAACATTAAGCGCTCTTCCGATAAATCACCTCTACCTCTCTTTTTCGTCGACCTCAAAAAAGCCACCAACAACATGGATGTATACAAAATCGAGTATCTACTGCACTCCAAAATTGTTGTCGAAAAGTCCCACCCACGTAAAAGCCCACCGCAATGCCATCGCTGTCTGTCTTACGGGCACACTCAGAGTTATTGCAACCACATTCCACGATGCATCAGATGTGGCGAAGAACACAGATCTGACGTATGCACTATGTCACCAGAATCTCCGGCCAGGTGTGCTTTATGCCAAGGTAGTCACCCAGCAAATTACAAAGGCTGTCTcgtttataaaaaactaaattacagACCACCTCGTCGTGAACATTTTATATCTACTCCCAAATCTCATACAAGCTTTCCTAAATCCACCTCAAATCCCAATACCGATAAACCATCATATGCTGAAGCTACTTCCTCCAATCATAACCATTCCCACTTATCTCCTAATACAGAAACTTTATTTACATCCTTTATTACCGAGTTCACTGCAATCATAAAACCCCTCCTGTCTCTGCTAACGGCTTTATTATATAAAGGTAAATTGTAATTCCATATACCGTTATACGTccaccataatatattgtatcatttcattttatattcttatataattatctaattatctaaattatgctagaataagatactatatattgtaaaccttatctatattatatattgtaataattgtcgaactataatagttatatactggaagttctaataaaaaaaaaaaaaaaaacttattatattcactataacttagtctttttttttttttttattggtattaaAGGCTTCAACAGCTATCATTAGCCTGTGGTTGTGGTTACATTATCGTTAATTAgtgaatatacaaataaataaccaaattctaaattaattttacgttACAATTGTGGTATATATGAATTTTACagtgatattgtatatttacattatatttttagcaGTGTAGTTCTAtctttacattaaatttttgtGTCAATGCCGATGGATTTGAAGAAGGTATGGATCAAGTGCGTGTTGTGTTCTCCTAGAGCTTCCTCCATCGTTGATGGTTGGTTGAGGATGTTTCTTTCGTTGACATATAGCGGGCAGTCTAAGACTACATGTTTGATTGAGAGAGGTTCGTTACATTGGCTACAGAGAGGTTGTTCTTCATGTTTTATGATGTGAATGTGGGTGAGATTGGTATGGCGGATTCTTGTTCTGGTATTGATGATTTCGGATCGTCTGGAGGCATTGGGCTGAGTGTACCATTTAGTGATTTTCATTTTAATCGATTTAAGTTTATTGGTGATTGGTATTTCGTCCCAGGATGTTTGCCACATATTGgaagtatgtatatttataacttagtctttatatattcaaaaaaatgttttatttgcttaaaaacattttacttgaACCGAGAACTTTATGGTACATTTAACatcttatattttgtttcgattataattgtaaattgtaaatgttaattaaaattaatttta
This genomic window from Metopolophium dirhodum isolate CAU chromosome 1, ASM1992520v1, whole genome shotgun sequence contains:
- the LOC132934807 gene encoding threonine--tRNA ligase 1, cytoplasmic-like isoform X1, which gives rise to MGRYIPILPFSKLMRLKLLIDFHQTIIFGTQSVRGLRLPKYQKPSKKKMALKEKEGKQSQVSELKPWPSYIEDRLKLWDKLKEQYNNELANKILEPITVTFPDGKTTNAKAWQSTPYDVAKGISQGLADNTVIAKVNGELWDLDRPLEKDSTLQLLKIDNEEAQKVFWHSSAHMLGEAMERIYGGCLCYGPPIEGGFYYDMFIENKGVSNFDFPVMENLVKQIVKEKQPFERLEVSKEDLLEMFKYNEFKVRILNEKVTTPTTTVYRCGPLIDLCRGPHIRHTGKVKAFKVIKNSATYWEGNSTAETLQRVYGISFPDNKQMKEWEKFQEEAARRDHRKIGREQELFFFHELSPGSCFFQPKGAHIYNTLIEFIKSEYRKRGFQEVVSPNIYNVKLWQTSGHWAHYAENMFSFDVEKETYALKPMNCPGHCLMFDHRNRSWRELPLRMADFGVLHRNELSGALTGLTRVRRFQQDDAHIFCTTEQIGQEMMSSLDFLRHVYTVFGFTFHLRLSTRPEKYLGELEMWENAEKQLADSLNSFGESWTLNPGDGAFYGPKIDITISDALKRQHQCATIQLDFQLPIRFNLNFISESGEKKRPVIIHRAIFGSVERMIAILTESFAGKWPFWLSPRQAIVIPVGPQFDEYSEKVKKEIYEAGFMCDVDVDHGDTLNKKIRNAQLAQYNFILVVGDKEKTANTVNVRTRDNNVHGEFSIEETIQRLQKLKISKTNNSEVEF
- the LOC132934807 gene encoding threonine--tRNA ligase 1, cytoplasmic-like isoform X2, translating into MRLKLLIDFHQTIIFGTQSVRGLRLPKYQKPSKKKMALKEKEGKQSQVSELKPWPSYIEDRLKLWDKLKEQYNNELANKILEPITVTFPDGKTTNAKAWQSTPYDVAKGISQGLADNTVIAKVNGELWDLDRPLEKDSTLQLLKIDNEEAQKVFWHSSAHMLGEAMERIYGGCLCYGPPIEGGFYYDMFIENKGVSNFDFPVMENLVKQIVKEKQPFERLEVSKEDLLEMFKYNEFKVRILNEKVTTPTTTVYRCGPLIDLCRGPHIRHTGKVKAFKVIKNSATYWEGNSTAETLQRVYGISFPDNKQMKEWEKFQEEAARRDHRKIGREQELFFFHELSPGSCFFQPKGAHIYNTLIEFIKSEYRKRGFQEVVSPNIYNVKLWQTSGHWAHYAENMFSFDVEKETYALKPMNCPGHCLMFDHRNRSWRELPLRMADFGVLHRNELSGALTGLTRVRRFQQDDAHIFCTTEQIGQEMMSSLDFLRHVYTVFGFTFHLRLSTRPEKYLGELEMWENAEKQLADSLNSFGESWTLNPGDGAFYGPKIDITISDALKRQHQCATIQLDFQLPIRFNLNFISESGEKKRPVIIHRAIFGSVERMIAILTESFAGKWPFWLSPRQAIVIPVGPQFDEYSEKVKKEIYEAGFMCDVDVDHGDTLNKKIRNAQLAQYNFILVVGDKEKTANTVNVRTRDNNVHGEFSIEETIQRLQKLKISKTNNSEVEF